One region of Purpureocillium takamizusanense chromosome 4, complete sequence genomic DNA includes:
- a CDS encoding uncharacterized protein (SECRETED:SignalP(1-24~SECRETED:cutsite=ALA-DA~SECRETED:prob=0.6636)~CAZy:AA7~EggNog:ENOG503NXN6~COG:C): MKLTSLVQAAAAALLAAQAPGALADADNAAASGTSTSTSTSCRCLPGDACWPSDGTWAKLNATVGGRLVATVPIGSPCHDPTYDAAACAALQASWKNPLTHIPSSSSVMQTYFANQSCDPFTDRTKPCVLGNYVSYAVKVKCNADVAAALRFAKEHNLRVVVRNTGHDFFGRSTGAGALSIWTQGLKAVSFADWSDEHYSGPAASVGAGVIGYEIIEAAHKQGLAVVTGECATVGLAGGFIQGGGHSALSTAFGLASDQTLAFQVVTTSGRTVTASPTKNADLYWALSGGGGGNYGVVVGVTVRAHKAATVGGAAFQLLAPTTTPEKFQAALAKFYELLPKMVDNGAMVVFYTNQQMLVLKPLTLWNSTAAHVRDVVLQPFTAALKDIGIALPVAYSELSYRDHYDRYMGPLPQGSFEVERYQFGGRLIPRRVLEDDASRGAFVRVVNNLTANGILAVGSAAAYANKPAGGADNAVNPVWRSTLVQLQLITDWDSTAPWSDMEAAQRRMTEEFMPQMERVTPGSGSYMNEADFRQPNWQQTFYGASYEKLLAVKRKWDPESVLYTLKGVGSEAWNVGNDGRMCRA, encoded by the exons ATGAAGCTCACGTCGCTGGtgcaggctgcggcggcggccttgctcgCGGCCCAAGCTCCTGGTGCtctggccgacgccgacaacgcggccgcctcgggcacgtccacgtccacgtccacgtcGTGTCGGTGCCTACCGGGAGAcgcctgctggccctcgGACGGCACTTGGGCAAAGCTTAATGCCACCGTCGGGGGCAGGCTCGTCGCCACGGTGCCTATCGGGTCGCCGTGCCACGACCCGACCTacgatgccgccgcgtgcgcggcgctgcaggcAAGCTGGAAGAACCCTCTCACTCA TAttccgtcatcgtcgtcggtgatGCAGACGTATTTCGCAAATCAGAGCTGCGATCCGTTCACCGATAGGACGAAGCCCTGCGTGCTTGGCAACTACGTCAGCTACGCCGTCAAGGTCAAGTGCAACGCAGACGTCGCAGCCGCTCTGCGCTTTGCCAAGGAGCACAAcctccgcgtcgtcgtccgcaaCACGGGCCACGA CTTCTTCGGCCGCtccaccggcgccggcgccctctcCATCTGGACCCAGGGCCTCAAGGCCGTGTCCTTTGCCGACTGGTCGGACGAGCACTACTCCGGACCGGCAGccagcgtcggcgcgggcgtcatcgGGTATGAGAtcatcgaggcggcgcacAAGCAGGGCCTcgcggtggtgacgggcgAGTGCGCGACGGTCGGtctcgccggcggcttcaTCCAGGGGGGCGGGCACTCTGCGCTCAGCACCGCCTTTGGTCTCGCCTCGGACCAGACGTTGGCTTTCCAGGTCGTCACGACGAGCGGTCGCACCGTCACAGCGTCGCCAACAAAGAACGCGGACCTCTACTGGGcgctgagcggcggcggcggcggcaactacggcgtcgtcgtgggagTGACGGTTCGTGCGCacaaggcggcgacggtcggAGGCGCGGCCTTCCAACTGCTCGCGCCCACTACCACGCCTGAGAAGTTccaggccgccctggccaagTTCTACGAGCTGCTGCCCAAGATGGTGGACAATGGCGCCATGGTCGTCTTCTACACGAACCAGCAGATGCTGGTGCTCAAGCCCCTGACCCTGTGGAACTCGACGGCCGCTCACGTCCGCGACGTCGTCCTGCAGCCCTTCAccgcggcgctcaaggacaTTGGCATCGCCCTGCCGGTTGCGTACAGCGAGCTCTCCTACCGCGACCACTACGACCGCTACATggggcccctcccccaggggagcttcgaggtcgagcgGTACCAGTTCGGCGGACGCCTGATCCCCCGCCgggtcctcgaggacgacgcgaGCCGCGGCGCCTTTGTCCGCGTCGTCAACAACCTGACGGCcaacggcatcctcgccgtcggcagcgccgccgcctacgccaacaagcccgccggcggcgccgacaacgcGGTCAACCCGGTGTGGCGCTCCACGCTGGtccagctgcagctcatcACGGACTGggactcgacggcgccgtggtcggacatggaggcggcgcagcgtcgCATGACGGAGGAGTTTATGCCGCAGATGGAGCGCGTCACGCCCGGCAGCGGGTCGTACATGAACGAGGCCGACTTTAGGCAGCCGAACTGGCAGCAGACGTTTTACGGGGCTAGCtacgagaagctgctggccgtTAAGCGCAAGTGGGATCCTGAGAGTGTTCTTTATACGCTCAAGGGTGTGGGAAGCGAGGCTTGGAACGTTGGAAACGATGGCCGGATGTGCAGGGCATGA
- a CDS encoding uncharacterized protein (COG:S~SECRETED:SignalP(1-23~SECRETED:cutsite=CQA-QH~SECRETED:prob=0.9622)~EggNog:ENOG503P1GJ~TransMembrane:7 (n8-19c23/24o112-132i144-162o190-213i225-246o277-295i307-326o346-369i)), with product MPLSLRGVLPLLLAMLLMVTCQAQHQQDIGVSMRAASPLAGYPECAAKCILVAMGGGLCSPTDNKCICTDQTFQHNVTACVSFGCTIPEALVTQNASLTRCGVTPRDRGQELITVTAVLASLAAAFIVTRFAYKLLVARLDLGLDDVFVLATMVSAVPSAIITKFGTVPNGLGRDIWTLTPQQITNVGKYFYVMAWLYFLQTALLKLSFVSFFMRIFPAKEVQRLLWGTFAFVTVWGFAFIITSIFQCRPVHYFWTKWDGMHAGSCANANAITWSNAAMSIALDLWILAIPLWQLRNLKMHWKKKVGVALMFCVGTFVTVVSIIRLRSLVNFAATANSTWEFYDVSLWSTIEICIGVICACLPTIRLLLVKLIPALAGSTQRSNYYRYGTGGNASGRGRSSKTATSSNHQTTVRADSASRAQSDHDSAAEEPQGILFQKSYTVQYSDNDEASLVAMRDLEAKAPPSRR from the exons ATGCCACTGTCTCTTCGCGGGGTCTTGCCCCTACTCCTCGCCATGCTGCTCATGGTGACATGCCAGGCGCAACATCAACAAGACATTGGGGTTTCCATGCGAGCAGCGTCTCCCTTGGCTGGATACCCCGAGTGTGCA GCGAAATGCATCCTGGTAGCCATGGGAGGCGGGCTCTGCAGTCCCACGGACAACAAGTGCATCTGCACAGATCAGACGTTCCAGCACAACGTCACGGCCTGCGTGTCGTTCGGCTGCACCATCCCTGAAGCCTTGG TCACGCAAAATGCCAGCCTCACCAGGTGCGGCGTCACGCCTCGCGACCGCGGCCAGGAGctcatcaccgtcaccgccgtgctcgcctccctggccgccgccttcatcgtcaCGCGCTTCGCCTacaagctcctcgtcgcgcgcctcgacctcgggctcgacgacgtcttcgtcctcgccaccaTGGTCTCGGCCGTCCCcagcgccatcatcaccaagtTCGGCACCGTCCccaacggcctcggccgcgacaTCTGGACCCTGACGCCGCAGCAAATCACAAACGTCGGCAAGTACTTTTACGTCATGGCCTGGCTGTACTTTTTGCAGACGGCCCTGCTCAAGCTGTCGTTTGTCTCCTTCTTCATGCGCATCTTCCCGGCCAAGGAGGTCCAGCGGCTCCTCTGGGGCACGTTTGCGTTTGTGACGGTCTGGGGCTTTGCTTTCATCATCACGTCTATTTTCCAGTGCCGCCCCGTGCATTACTTTTGGACAAAGTGGGACGGCATGCATGCGGGCTCCTGCGCTAATGCCAATGCCATCACCTGGTCCAATGCTGCCATGAGCATCGCGCTGGACCTGTGGATCCTTGCGATCCCGCTGTGGCAGCTTCGCAACCTCAAGATGCactggaagaagaaggtcgGCGTGGCGCTCATGTTTTGCGTCGGCACATT TGTGACAGTCGTCAGCATCATCCGACTCCGGTCGCTCGTCAActtcgccgccacggccaactCGACCTGGGAATTCTACGACGTATCCCTCTGGTCGACGATTGAGATTTGCATCGGCGTCATATGCGCCTGCCTCCCCACGATCCGCCTGCTCCTCGTGAAGCTCATCCCGGCGCTCGCCGGCTCGACCCAGCGGAGCAACTACTACCGCTACGGCACCGGAGGCAACgcgagcggccgcgggcggtcctccaagacggccacgtcgagcaACCACCAGACCACTGTTCGCGCCGACTCGGCCAGCCGAGCGCAGTCCGATCACGACAgcgccgcggaggagccCCAGGGCATCTTGTTCCAAAAGTCCTACACGGTGCAGTACAGCGACAATGACGAGGCGAGCCTGGTTGCGATGAGGGATCTGGAggcaaaggcgccgccgagcaggaggtAG